Below is a window of Roseofilum capinflatum BLCC-M114 DNA.
GGCCGCCATACCCGCGAATTCCAGAATGCCCTGAAAGCAGCTCTGCGGGAAGACCCCGATCTGATGCTGGTGGGGGAAATTCGGGATAAGGAAACCATGGGTATTGCCCTGAAAGCGGCTTCTACCGGTCACTTGGTGATGGGAACCTTGCACACCAATAGTGCGGTGAAAACCATTGAGCGGATTATGGGGATGTTCCCCCCGGCAGAACAGCCAGCTTTGCGGGTTTCCTTATCGGAGTCTTTAGTTGCCATTATTGCACAAGGACTATGTAAAACAACGGATGGTAAGCGGGCTGCATTCCATGACATCATGATCGCGACGGATGCGGTGAAAGAATATGTCATCAAAAATGACCTGGAGGCGATTACCCAAATCATGCTGCGGTCAGAGTTTGAAGGAATGACGACCATGAATAAGGCTCTGTACAATCTCTATCAAGAGGGTCGAATCACGGAAGAAACGGCTCTAGAGAAATCGCCAACGCCGAATGAAATGGCTCAATTCCTCCGAGGTCGGATCTAGATTAGACCCAGACGAATGGTTGTATATGAGCCATTGAAGGCGATCGCCTTATTTACTCCTGGGGGGGATATTGTTTACTGCATCGATCCGAGTAAACAGAGTCGATGGCATATCGATCTATGCGCTAAATTGCAAACGCTTTTGGATCTTTGTGCCCCCCCTCATTTTTTAGTTCCTTGTTATACAGCAACGTTGGATCGGTGGATCGATCCTCACACTCAGCAAACCCATTGTGTGGCTGAAGCATATCCCCTAGTGTGGCGTTATGCACCTCTTTTAAATGCCCTATTTGGTATTGATGTCCAATGGCAACCTGTATCGGTTGCTCCTGAATTATGCGATCCGGTGGCGATCGCCTCTTACTATGACCAATTTCCCCAACTCTGGGACGATCATGATTGGGTGGTACGAGTCCAAAATCGCTCCTTAGAAGAGACTCAACCGGGCTTATCCCTAGAAGAATTCAACCCCCACGGTTATGTGTTTCGCTTATTTGTCTCTGGAAATCACAACAGTACAGAGGGACTCTTACACAAAGTACATTCGTTTTTAGAACAAAGTCTTTCCCAACCCTACACCCTGAAAGTGATTGATATTCTCAAACATCCCGATCGCGCGGAACAGGATCAGGTCTTAGCCACTCCCACCCTACTCCGGGTTTGGCCCCAACCCATGCGTCGCGTCGTCGGAGAAATTGACTATCAGGAGCAATTGTTGCGCTTAATCGATTAGAACAATCGCGATCGCTATCATTAGAGAATTAGTTTTGGTTTCTCATGACTCGCATATGCTGCGAGTTCCAGAACTGACGGTAGAAGACTGGCTGGTGACAGCGCAATAAGGCCAAAAGTGGGAGGATCTCATAGGTCTAGGGGCGATCGCCCGGTAAACTAAACTTGGAACTTAGCTGGAAAATACATCTATGGCCGCAGCATCAAAAGGCGATCGCCCATTAACCTCCTGGAACGATACACAAGCAGACTATCCCCACGACAAGTGTATCCATCAGTTATTTGAAGCCCAAGTCGAGCGAACCCCCGACTCCGTGGCAGTTGTATTCGAGGATGAACAACTCACCTATCGGGAACTGAACCAACGGGCTAACCAATTGGCTGGGTACTTGCAAGGGTTGGGAGTTGGGCCAGAGGTCTTGGTCGGTCTTTGTGTAGAGCGTTCCTTGGACATGGTAGTAGCCATGTTAGGAATTCTCAAAGCTGGTGGCGCTTATGTGCCCATGAATCCTGCGGAAATTGGGCAACGTCTTGCTTTTATCTGCCAAGATACCCAGGCATCTGTTTTGTTAACTCAGCAGTCGCTCCTGGGCGCACTTCCTCAAATCGAGATCGAAGTGGTGTGCTTGGATGGAGGCTGGGAGCAAAACTCGATCGACCCCAAAGCTACACCATTATCTGCTGTCACTGCCGAGAATCTGGCCTACGTTATTTATACTTCTGGCTCCACTGGCAAGCCTAAAGGGGTTCCGATCGCTCATCGCAATTTGTCTCCACTCTTGCATTGGGGATACGAACATTTGGGATTAACTCAGAGCGATCGCTGCATTCAATACTTGTCTTATTACTTTGATTGGTCGGTTTGGGAAATATTTATTACTCTTACTTCGGGCGCTAGTCTGTTCATCCCTGAAGAAGAAGAGGCTCGAAATTTTACCAAGACAAGGGACTTCATCGAGCAAAATCAAATTACCGTTCTGCATGGCACGCCAACTCAATTTCAGAACTTAATCACCGACGCTCGGCCATTGAGAACCCTAAAATATGCCTGTATTGGTGCTGAAGCTTTAAGTTACGCTCTAGTCGAACGCTCTCACCAATTGCTTCCTCCAGATTGTCGGATTTTTAATATGTATGGTCCGACAGAAGCAACGATTATTACCACTGTCTTAGAAATAGACCGATTGAATATCGGCAACTATCAGCATTTAGCCACAGTTCCCATCGGTTTTCCCGTTGCCAACGCACGGTGTTACATCCTCAATGCTGACGGGAGAACCCAGTCCATTGACGTTCCAGGAGAATTGTGGATATCGGGAGACGGTGTAGCGCGAGGCTATATCAACAGACCCGAATTAACCTCCGAGAAGTTTGTGCTTCATTCCGACTCCGATGGGCAACCGAGCGATCGCCTTTACAAAACAGGTGACTTGGCTCGCTACTTACCAGATGGCAACATTGAGTACCTGGGTCGGATCGACGACCAAGTAAAAATTCGCGGCTTCCGCATAGAACTGGGGGAAATTGAAGCTGTACTGAGCAAACACGCCACCGTGAGCCAAGTCGTAGTAGTGGCGAGGGAAGATATCCCTAACAAAAAGCGCTTAGTAGCTTATGTCGTGTCTCCCTTGTCTGATTCATCAACAACTGTCGAAGAAGAGCAGGTTCAGCAATGGGGAAAACTCTGGGATGAAGCCTACAAAAAGCCAGCAGAGGAGTGGGATTCGACCCTTCACATTGGCGGTTGGAATGACAGCTATACAGGAAAGGCACTGCCTGCCATTCAAGTGGAAGAGTGGGTGGACTGTACGGTAAAACGGATTTTGGCTTTGCAGCCGAAGCGAGTGCTAGAAATCGGGTGCGGAACGGGTATGTTGCTGTTTCGCATCGCGCCCCACTGCGATCGTTATTGGGGTACGGATGTTTCTGTAGAAGCAATCCGTTATGTGGAACAGCAGATTAGTGGCACCAGATTAGCGCCAGCGGTGACGCTTCGCGCAACTCCAGCAGACGACTTGGAGGGGATAGATGCTGGCTTCGACACGGTAGTCATTAACTCGGTGATTTCTATGTTTCCCAGCATGGACTACCTGGTTCGCGTCTTGGAAAACGTTGCGACTTTAGTCGAGCCAGGAGGTGCTATTTTTGTGGGAGATGTGTTAAGCAGACCATTGCTGGCAGCATTCCATACGTCAGTACAATTGGCTCGAACTCCTGGCTCTGTATCTGCAACCGAACTGCAACACTGCATTCAGAACCGAATAGCCAGAGAAAACCGGCTGAACATTGACCCTGAGTTCTTCATTGCTCTGAAACAGCACTTGCCCCAAATTAGCCATGTAGAAATTCAACTCAAGCGCGGGCATTACCAAAACGAGTTGACTCGCTTCCGCTACGATGTGGTTCTCCATATTGGCAAACCAGCGCCAAATCCAGCAGAACCCCCCGTTTATGTAAACTGGGGACAAGATAATTTGACTGTGACAGACATTCGTCACCAACTACAAGAAACCTCCCCAGCCCGATTTAAAACGCTAAAGCGTTTACTACAAACGTCATCTCCAGAAATACTCGTTGTCACAGGCGTTCCGAACGCTAGAATTTGGCAAGATTTGCAGGCAATAGAACGATTAGCCAGTCGTGAATGTCCCGAAACCGTAGGGGAACTGCGGCAACAAATTTCTCCAGGGGGAATTGAACCGGAAGATTGGTGCCAATTGGAATCCGAAGTTAATTATCGAATTAATATTACTTGGTCTAGCAATAATGGCAAAAATTCCGGCAAAAACTGTGGAGAGGCTTACTATGATGTGGTATTTGTGCGTAACGATCGCAACATCATTCCAGACAGCAGCATTATTGCACCTCCAGAAAATGAACTCAAACCCTGGAGTGCTTATGCCAATCAGCCCTACACAGGAAAAAAACACCATCAACTCATCCCTCAGTTGCGCGAGTTTCTCCAAGAAAAACTGCCCGATTATATGGTGCCATCGGCGTTTGTTGTTCTCGACAAACTGCCCCTAAGTCCCAGTGGAAAAGTCGATCGCCGCGCCCTACCCGCCCCAGATAAATCTCGCCCGCTTCTGGATGTGGAATTGGTAGCCCCGCGAACTCCCACGGAAGAAATTCTCGCGGGAATTTGGGCAAAAATTTTGAGTCTCGACGAAGTGGGAGTATTAGATAACTTTTTTATGTTGGGGGGTGACTCGATTCAAGCCACTCAACTGATTTCGCGGGTACGGGATACTTTCGGCATAGAACTGTCCCTGCATCGATTATTTGAATCGCCGACAGTAGCAGAATTTGGCGAGCTTATCTTAGGAGCGACTCGCCAACAATTAGCTGCCATCCAACCGGTGTCGCGAGCTGGAGATTTGCCCTTATCTTTTGCAGAGCAACGCCTGTGGTTTTTAGACCGATTGCAGGAAGGCAGCCTTACCTATAACGAGCAAGAGGCTTTGCGTTTATTGGGTTCGCTGAAAGTAGAAGCGCTATGGGACGCAGTACGAGAAATAGTCCGCCGTCACGAGAGCTTGCGGACTAACTATCGAGCGGTGGATGGTTCCCCAGTTCGAGTAATTCGCCCCGAACTAGAGCTAAAAATGCCCGTTGTTGGCGATTTACAGCATTTGCCACCAGAGAAACGCCTCCTTGAAGTGCAGCGTTTGGGCCAGATAGAAGTTGGGCAACCCTTCGATTTAGCAAACGATCCTTTATTGCGAGTAACTCTATTCCAGTTAGCAGCCGATGACTGGGTGCTGTTGCTAACGATGCACCATATTATTACCGACGGCTGGTCAACGGGTGTATTTTGCCACGAGTTGGAAGCGCTGTATGGGGCTTATGTTCAAGGGAAACCCTCACCCTTACCGCCACTGCTCATTCAATATGCCGACTTTGCCGGTTGGCAGCGACAACCTGCTACGGCTGAAATCCTAGCCCCACAACTCGATTACTGGAAAAAACAGTTAGCCGGAGTACCTCCTTTATTAGAACTGCCCACGGACTATCCGCGTCCAACGGTGCAGACGGCGAACGGAGGCAAAGAGTTTTTTGAACTTGGGGTCGAATTTACGGAACGGTTAAAGCATCTGAGTCAAGAGTTGGGAGTGACTCTGTTTATGACTTTATTTGCTGCATTTAGCACCTTACTTTATCGCTATAGCGGTCAAGAAGATATTGTAGTTGGCACGCCCATTGCTAACCGCAACCGCAGCGAAATCGAAGGACTCATCGGCTTTTTTGTGAATACCCTGGTGTTGCGAAGTCAATTGGAAGGCGACTTGAGTTTCTCCGAACTATTGCAACAGGTGCGGCAAACTTGTTTGGATGCCTATGCCCATCAGGATGTGCCGTTTGAGCATTTGGTGGAGGCATTGCAACCGGAACGCAGCCTCAGATACTCGCCTATTTTCCAGGTCATGTTTGCCTTGCAAAATGCACCGATGAAACCTCTGGAGTTACCGGAGATTAGTTTTAATTGGTTGCAGATGGAAAGTGCCAAAGCCAAGTTCGATTTAACGTTGTCGATGGAAGAAACAGAAGCGGGATTAATTGGCTATTGGGAATATAATCGCGATTTGTTTGATGCGGCAACGATTCGTCGGATGATGGGGCATTTTCAGACTTTGCTAGAAGGAATTCTGGCTAATCCAAAAGCGCGAGTTGGCGAACTGCCGTTATTAACAGAACCGGAACGCCATCAATTATTAGTAGAGTGGAACGATACCAAAGTCGAATATCCCCAGGATAAGTGCATTCATCAGTTGTTTGAAGAACAGGTGGAACAGAATCCCGATGCTGTAGCCGTAGTTTTTGAGGAAGAACGGCTAACCTATCACCAGTTAAATTGTCGGGCGAATCAACTGGCACATTATTTACGCTCTTTAGGAGTCGAACCGGAAGTATTAGTGGGGATATGTGTAGAGCGATCGCTCTCTATGATAGTAGGAATCTTAGGGATTCTCAAAGCAGGTGGGGCTTATGTTCCGATCGATCCCAATTCTCCAGCAGAGCGCTCAACCTTCATGCTCACCGATGCTGGAATTTCAATTCTGCTGACACAAGAAAAACTCAAATCTACAATTCCTTCCCTGCCTGATGTGGCAATTTGTTTAGATACCGACTGGCATCAGATTGCACAGCAGGCTACAACCAATCTGACAACCTCCGTCACATCCAACTCTCTCGCCTACATCATCTATACTTCCGGTTCCACGGGACAACCGAAGGGCGTATTAATTCAACACGATAATGTAGTGCGCTTGTTTGCCACAACTGAGTCCTGGTTTGGCTTCAATAACAATGATGTTTGGACTCTATTTCATTCCTACGCTTTTGATTTTTCCGTGTGGGAAATATGGGGAGCATTGCTTTACGGAGGATGTTTGGTGGTCGTTCCTTATTGGATTTCGCGATCGCCCAAGGACTTTTATGAGTTGCTATGCCTTCATAAAGTCACGGTTCTCAATCAAACTCCCTCCGCTTTTCGGCAGTTAATTCAAGTCGAGGAGTTAAGCGAAACCCAAGAACCTCTGAACCTGCGTTTGGTAATTTTTGGGGGAGAAGCTTTGGAAATCAAGAGTCTAGAACCGTGGTTCGATCGACATGGCGATCGCTCTCCTCAACTGATTAATATGTATGGCATTACGGAAACGACAGTCCACGTCACCTATCGTCCATTAACGATCTCGGATCTAAACCGTAATAGTAGCCCAATCGGTTTGCCGATTTCCGATTTACAGGTTTATATCCTAGACAGCCATCTTCAACCAGTTCCCATTGGCATACCAGGAGAACTCCATATTGGCGGTGCGGGATTAGCGCGAGGCTATCTCAACCGTTCGGAATTAACTGCCCAAAAATTTATCCCCAACCCTTTTAGCGACGAACCGGGTTCGCGTCTCTACAAAACAGGAGATAAAGCCCGCTATCTCCCGGATGGCAACATCGAATTCATTGGACGCATTGACAACCAAGTGAAAATCCGAGGTTTCCGCATCGAACTTGGGGAAATCGAAGCTACGTTAACTCAACACCCAGAAATTAGCTCGGCTGTGGTTATTGTTCGCGAAGACTCTCCAGGGGACAAGCGTCTCGTTGCTTATATCGTTGCTAAAAAAGAAGTGGCATCCTCTGACTTGCGCGGTTTCCTGAAAACCAAGCTACCTGACTACATGATACCGAGTGCTTTTATCTTTTTAGAGGCAATTCCTCTCACTCCCAATGGAAAATGCGATCGCGAAGCGTTGCGGATGCAATATCGCCGCGCCCTCCCTGCACCGGATACAGAACATCGAGAAGTAAATGCGATCGCCCCCCGCACCACCACCGAACTGCAACTGGTACAAATTTGGTCGGAAGTTCTTAATATTTCCACCGTTGGAGTGCAAGACAACTTCTTTGACTTAGGAGGTCATTCCCTATTAGCGGTACGCTTGATGGCTCGCATCGAACAGCAGTTGGGCATTCATCTACCTTTGACAACGCTATTTACCGAACCGACGATCGAAAGCCAAGCCCATTTGCTTTCTTCCCAAAGCAATGTTCGCTCCCATGCTCCCTTAGTTCCCATTCAAACCCAAGGAGACTTACCCCCATTTTTCTGCGTGCATCCTGTTGGCGGTAATGTTCTCTGTTATGCCGAGTTAGCGCGACATCTGGGCAACAACCAACCCTTTTACGGCTTGCAGTCTCTAGGGTTATCTGGCGACAAGGAACCATTAACAAAAATAGAGGAGATGGCGGCGATTTATATAGAAGCCTTACAACAAATTCAACCCCAAGGCCCTTATTATTTAGGCGGTTGGTCGATGGGCGGTGTTGTGGCTTGGGAAATGGCACAGCAGTTGCAAGTCTTGGGGCAAAAAGTTGAGCTATTGACGTTAATTGATAGCTATGCACCCAGCCAGAATAAACAACCCATCGATGATACTTTTTTGATTAATGCTCTACTCAACGATCTGAGCGGGATGTTTGGTCAAGAGTTCTCGATTTCCGCTCAGGAAATCCAGCAACTTCAACCAGCAGAACAATTAAGTTCCATCCTGACTGAAGCCAAGCGCCTGAATATTTTGCCCCCAGAAATATCCCTGGAACAGATGGGTCGATTGTTTGAGGTTTTCAAAGCTAACCTGAAGGCAATATACGATTATCAACCTCAGCCTTATTCGGGTCGAGTGGCTCTGTTTTCTGCCAGTGAGTCAAAAGAAGACCGAGGGTGGAATAGTTGGGTAACAGGAGCATTAGAAACTTATATGATTCCTGGCGACCATTATGGCATGATGCTGCCCCCCCATGTCCGGGTTCTGGCCCAAAAGCTGGAAGCTTGCTAGAATTCGGGACAGCGATCTAACGGATGCGATCGCTAAAATAAATAGAGAAGCTTGAGAATGACAAGGGATTAAACATAAGGAGGCGTTATGACTCAAAGCACTATAGACAAAGATGCACTCACCGCCAGGATATCCCGGATAGTCGAGGAGCTGATGGAGAAGGAAAGCTGGTTTCGAGAAAAACTAGACCTAGAGGAAATGGTCAACTATGTATCCGGCTTGATAAAAGAACACCTGAGTCCCGATGAACTCCAAGAGATTGACGATGAAGATCTCAGCGATCGCATCGATAAAGTGTTAGCGTGGGAGGCAGCCTCTGGAATGTTAGACGACTTCACGCCGGAGCAAATGGAACTATTCGATGCTGCTGTAGAGGGGAGATGGTAAGAAAAGATTACCTGCTGGATACAAATGTGGTTTCAGCCATTCTGAGGAAAAATTTGACAGTAAAGCAGAAGCTAGTCCAGCTATCCGTACAAAAGAAAAGAGCCTATATCAGTGGCATAACTTACTACGAAGTCAAACGGGGTTTGATTGCGAGCAATGCTACCAGGAAACTAGCTGAGTTTGAGAGAATTTGCAGGCGAATTCCAATACTATTCTGGAACGATATCGCCATTCTGGAGAAGGCAGCAGAAATCCACGCTTATTTAAAACAAAGGGGGATGAGGCTGGAGGATGCGGATATTTTTATCGCGGCGATCGCCATAATTAGAGAATTAGTCTTGGTTTCTCATGACTCGGATATGCTGCGAGTTCCGGAACTGACGGTAGAAGATTGGCTGGTAACAGGGGAATAAAGGATCTCAATTGCATAAAAATTACGTTAAACTCGAAAATCATCAAGGGGTTCACCTGCCGTTGAATTGAGGAGTGTAGATTATGAAGCATTATTTACAAAAAATTCTAGGTTTAGGGGCGATCGCCCTCGGAACTGCCCTCGGAGCGCTCAGTTTTAATCCCCAACCTGCCCAAGCACAAGCCGCCTATGGCAGTTATATCGGCGTTGGGCCAGCCTTTGGCTTAGTCGAAGGGGGGAATGCGAACCGGCAAATTGCGGGAGTCATTGCCGTGCGCTACAAATTCCTCGAAGTCCCCCTCTCCATGCGTGTCCAAGGCTTTATCTTAGGCGGCTCGGCGGCAGTGGTTCCCACCGTATCCTATGATTTCCCCCTCAACTGGCAAACGGATGCCTATATTGGTGCAGGCTATTCCTTTGCCAATGGCAATAATGTCTCACCCTTGGGCAATCAAAACGGCTTTGCCCTGCAACCAGGGATTGATTATATGATTCCGTCGAGTAATGCAGTGATTTTTGGCAATGCAGTGATCGCCTTTGATGCTTATCGCAACACTGGAGAAACGGCGGTTTCCCTGCAAGGGGGAATTGGCTTAAGATTTTAGCCGGGGACAACGGGAATGATACAATTCAATTGCATTATTGTTACTTAAGTGTAGGGGCTGGACGTGGTTCAAGCACCATTATCGAATTCATCTCAGGGGTTAGGGCGATCGCCTAACTCCCCTACCCTCCCTAATGAATCCTCATTAGGGGTATGGCTCGATCGCCTCAGCGATCAGATTATGGCCGGTAAACGGCTCACCAGAGCAGAAGCCCTGGAACTGACGCAAATTGAAGGCCAGGATAATATTCTCTTACTCTGTGCTGCCGCCGATCGCGTGCGTCAAGAATGCTGTGGTAATGTGGTCGATCTGTGCAGTATCGGCAACGTTAAATCCGGCAGTTGTTCCGAAAATTGCGGCTTTTGTGCCCAGTCTGCTCACCATCCGGGGAAAGATTCCCCCATTTACGGACTCAAATCCACAGAAGAAATTTTAGCCCAAGCTAAAGCCGCCGCAGCCGCAGGCGCAAAACGCTTCTGTCTGGTGAGTCAGGGACGGGGGCCGAAATATAGCAGTTCCAAATCCCAAGAATTTGCCCAGGTTTTAGAAACGGTTCGTCAAATTATTGACCAAACCGACATTAAGCCCTGTTGCGCCCTCGGTGAAGTCACCCCCGAACAAGCCCAGGCCCTTAAAGAGGCTGGTGTAACCCGCTATAACCATAACCTAGAAGCCTCTGAGGGCTTTTTCCCGTCCATTGTCAGCACCCACCAATGGGGCGATCGCGTAGAAACGATCAAAAACCTCAAAGCCGTGGGGATTCAAGCCTGTGCGGGCGGCATTTTAGGCATGGGAGAAAGCTGGGAAGACCGAGTAGATTTAGCCCTCTCCCTCCGGGAGTTAGAAGTCGAATCTGTACCCTTAAATCTGCTCAATCCCCGCGAAGGAACACCGTTAGAAGAGCGTCCCCGACTCGATCCCTATGAAGCGCTGAAGGCGATCGCCATTTTCCGCTTGATCCTACCCGAACAAATCATCCGCTATGCCGGTGGACGGGAAGTCGTCATGGGAGAACTGCAATCTCTGGGACTACAAGCTGGGATTAACGCCATGCTCATTGGTCACTATCTCACCACCCTCGGACAACCTCCAGAAGCCGATCATCAAATGCTCACTTCTTTAGGACTTGAAGGGGGAGAAGCCCCCATTCCTGGACAGCCTTGAAATCCAGCAGCGTGATTCGTTTAAATGAACTGTTGTGGGCCTTTATTGGCCTACTCCTTACCATCGGGGGAACTTTTTTAAAAGTCTTTATTGCTTCCCCCAAATTATCTTTTGAAGATCATCTTTTATCCCTCCATTTTCTAGGCGTAACCTATCAAATTGGAGCCGTTTTATTAGTCGGGTGCATGGGCGGGAAAAAAGCCGGAGTTTTATCCCAAATCGGCTATTTAATTATGGGATTAACTTGGTTTCCTGTCTTTTATCAAGGTGGAGGATTAGACTATCTCAAAGAACCCTCTTTTGGCTATTTGCTCGGATTTATTCCAGGAGCCTGGATTTGTGGGGTATTAGCCTTTCGCTTTCCCCCGCGTTTAGAATGTTTAGCCCTCAGTTGTCTGGGTGGATTAGTCGGTATCCATTTCACCGGTATCTTATATTTAAGTTTAACCGAGCTATTTGTCTGGACTCCCGAAAGCGGCCAACAACTTTTAGATACAATTATGCAATATTCTCTATTTCCCCTTCCCGGACAACTGGTTGTCGCTTGTGCAGCCACAGTGATTGCTTATCTATTGCGCCATCTGATGTTTTATTAATTAGGGAATAGGGAACAGAAAACACAGGGTTTTACCTTTTTATTGAACAGTCCATAAGATGAAATTTAAGAAAAATCCCCTATTTTGGATACTGGCGTTAATCAGTTTAATCTTCGATCACCTGGTCAAATTTTGGGTGATCCAAAACTTTGAATTACACGAGAGTTGGCCCCTCATGCCAGGTGTTTTTCATTTTACCTATGTTCGTAATTATGGCGCGGCCTTTAGCTTGTTTAGTGAAAATGGGGAATGGTTACGTTGGCTATCATTAGGGGTGAGTTTGGCACTTATGGGTTTGGCTCTATATGGGCCAAAAATGACTCGCTGGGAACAAGCTGGGTATGGCTTTATTTTGGGCGGTGCTTTAGGAAATGGGATCGATCGCTTTGTAGCTGGGTATGTCGTTGATTTTCTCGATTTTCGCTTGATTCGCTTTCCGGTATTTAATTTAGCCGATGTCGCCATTAATCTCGGTATTATTTGCTTGTTAATCGCTACAATTTATCCAGAAATGAGGAGAAAAAAACAGGGTTAATTCAAAATTCAGTATTATTGCGGTGAATCATTAATGTATAAGTCTCACAAAAAACATTCTTACCACTTGTGGTTTCCCAATATTTTTGGTTTTAAGGGAGGGATTCAAGTTTATTCGGCCTTTTTACTACAAGCGTTACAAAATTTGTACCCCGATCGCCATTATCAGGTCTACCTTAAACACGATACTCAATCTTCCCCCGATCTCGATCGAAGACATCAAACAGACTTCCATTTTAC
It encodes the following:
- a CDS encoding PIN domain-containing protein — translated: MVRKDYLLDTNVVSAILRKNLTVKQKLVQLSVQKKRAYISGITYYEVKRGLIASNATRKLAEFERICRRIPILFWNDIAILEKAAEIHAYLKQRGMRLEDADIFIAAIAIIRELVLVSHDSDMLRVPELTVEDWLVTGE
- a CDS encoding non-ribosomal peptide synthetase gives rise to the protein MAAASKGDRPLTSWNDTQADYPHDKCIHQLFEAQVERTPDSVAVVFEDEQLTYRELNQRANQLAGYLQGLGVGPEVLVGLCVERSLDMVVAMLGILKAGGAYVPMNPAEIGQRLAFICQDTQASVLLTQQSLLGALPQIEIEVVCLDGGWEQNSIDPKATPLSAVTAENLAYVIYTSGSTGKPKGVPIAHRNLSPLLHWGYEHLGLTQSDRCIQYLSYYFDWSVWEIFITLTSGASLFIPEEEEARNFTKTRDFIEQNQITVLHGTPTQFQNLITDARPLRTLKYACIGAEALSYALVERSHQLLPPDCRIFNMYGPTEATIITTVLEIDRLNIGNYQHLATVPIGFPVANARCYILNADGRTQSIDVPGELWISGDGVARGYINRPELTSEKFVLHSDSDGQPSDRLYKTGDLARYLPDGNIEYLGRIDDQVKIRGFRIELGEIEAVLSKHATVSQVVVVAREDIPNKKRLVAYVVSPLSDSSTTVEEEQVQQWGKLWDEAYKKPAEEWDSTLHIGGWNDSYTGKALPAIQVEEWVDCTVKRILALQPKRVLEIGCGTGMLLFRIAPHCDRYWGTDVSVEAIRYVEQQISGTRLAPAVTLRATPADDLEGIDAGFDTVVINSVISMFPSMDYLVRVLENVATLVEPGGAIFVGDVLSRPLLAAFHTSVQLARTPGSVSATELQHCIQNRIARENRLNIDPEFFIALKQHLPQISHVEIQLKRGHYQNELTRFRYDVVLHIGKPAPNPAEPPVYVNWGQDNLTVTDIRHQLQETSPARFKTLKRLLQTSSPEILVVTGVPNARIWQDLQAIERLASRECPETVGELRQQISPGGIEPEDWCQLESEVNYRINITWSSNNGKNSGKNCGEAYYDVVFVRNDRNIIPDSSIIAPPENELKPWSAYANQPYTGKKHHQLIPQLREFLQEKLPDYMVPSAFVVLDKLPLSPSGKVDRRALPAPDKSRPLLDVELVAPRTPTEEILAGIWAKILSLDEVGVLDNFFMLGGDSIQATQLISRVRDTFGIELSLHRLFESPTVAEFGELILGATRQQLAAIQPVSRAGDLPLSFAEQRLWFLDRLQEGSLTYNEQEALRLLGSLKVEALWDAVREIVRRHESLRTNYRAVDGSPVRVIRPELELKMPVVGDLQHLPPEKRLLEVQRLGQIEVGQPFDLANDPLLRVTLFQLAADDWVLLLTMHHIITDGWSTGVFCHELEALYGAYVQGKPSPLPPLLIQYADFAGWQRQPATAEILAPQLDYWKKQLAGVPPLLELPTDYPRPTVQTANGGKEFFELGVEFTERLKHLSQELGVTLFMTLFAAFSTLLYRYSGQEDIVVGTPIANRNRSEIEGLIGFFVNTLVLRSQLEGDLSFSELLQQVRQTCLDAYAHQDVPFEHLVEALQPERSLRYSPIFQVMFALQNAPMKPLELPEISFNWLQMESAKAKFDLTLSMEETEAGLIGYWEYNRDLFDAATIRRMMGHFQTLLEGILANPKARVGELPLLTEPERHQLLVEWNDTKVEYPQDKCIHQLFEEQVEQNPDAVAVVFEEERLTYHQLNCRANQLAHYLRSLGVEPEVLVGICVERSLSMIVGILGILKAGGAYVPIDPNSPAERSTFMLTDAGISILLTQEKLKSTIPSLPDVAICLDTDWHQIAQQATTNLTTSVTSNSLAYIIYTSGSTGQPKGVLIQHDNVVRLFATTESWFGFNNNDVWTLFHSYAFDFSVWEIWGALLYGGCLVVVPYWISRSPKDFYELLCLHKVTVLNQTPSAFRQLIQVEELSETQEPLNLRLVIFGGEALEIKSLEPWFDRHGDRSPQLINMYGITETTVHVTYRPLTISDLNRNSSPIGLPISDLQVYILDSHLQPVPIGIPGELHIGGAGLARGYLNRSELTAQKFIPNPFSDEPGSRLYKTGDKARYLPDGNIEFIGRIDNQVKIRGFRIELGEIEATLTQHPEISSAVVIVREDSPGDKRLVAYIVAKKEVASSDLRGFLKTKLPDYMIPSAFIFLEAIPLTPNGKCDREALRMQYRRALPAPDTEHREVNAIAPRTTTELQLVQIWSEVLNISTVGVQDNFFDLGGHSLLAVRLMARIEQQLGIHLPLTTLFTEPTIESQAHLLSSQSNVRSHAPLVPIQTQGDLPPFFCVHPVGGNVLCYAELARHLGNNQPFYGLQSLGLSGDKEPLTKIEEMAAIYIEALQQIQPQGPYYLGGWSMGGVVAWEMAQQLQVLGQKVELLTLIDSYAPSQNKQPIDDTFLINALLNDLSGMFGQEFSISAQEIQQLQPAEQLSSILTEAKRLNILPPEISLEQMGRLFEVFKANLKAIYDYQPQPYSGRVALFSASESKEDRGWNSWVTGALETYMIPGDHYGMMLPPHVRVLAQKLEAC
- a CDS encoding circadian clock KaiB family protein, translating into MVVYEPLKAIALFTPGGDIVYCIDPSKQSRWHIDLCAKLQTLLDLCAPPHFLVPCYTATLDRWIDPHTQQTHCVAEAYPLVWRYAPLLNALFGIDVQWQPVSVAPELCDPVAIASYYDQFPQLWDDHDWVVRVQNRSLEETQPGLSLEEFNPHGYVFRLFVSGNHNSTEGLLHKVHSFLEQSLSQPYTLKVIDILKHPDRAEQDQVLATPTLLRVWPQPMRRVVGEIDYQEQLLRLID
- the bioB gene encoding biotin synthase BioB, producing the protein MVQAPLSNSSQGLGRSPNSPTLPNESSLGVWLDRLSDQIMAGKRLTRAEALELTQIEGQDNILLLCAAADRVRQECCGNVVDLCSIGNVKSGSCSENCGFCAQSAHHPGKDSPIYGLKSTEEILAQAKAAAAAGAKRFCLVSQGRGPKYSSSKSQEFAQVLETVRQIIDQTDIKPCCALGEVTPEQAQALKEAGVTRYNHNLEASEGFFPSIVSTHQWGDRVETIKNLKAVGIQACAGGILGMGESWEDRVDLALSLRELEVESVPLNLLNPREGTPLEERPRLDPYEALKAIAIFRLILPEQIIRYAGGREVVMGELQSLGLQAGINAMLIGHYLTTLGQPPEADHQMLTSLGLEGGEAPIPGQP